In Orenia metallireducens, the DNA window CTATCCAGCGTTTAAAGAATTTAATAAGCAGATTAGAGGAATTTGCTTAAAGAAGAAAAGAAAGATAGTCTCTATTTTAATTGAATTAATTTTAGTTATTTCAGTAGCTAGTTATATAATAGATAGGAGCTACTTATTATATACAATTCCTTTCTTGCTAGTTATAGTTATTATACGTTGGAGAAAACCTATAGATACATTGGTTAGCTATGAAGAGTATAATCAGAATATTTAAAAGTCGACTAGAAAATTTATTATAATTTTAGCTATAAATTTAATAGATCATTTTTCAAAGATACTAATTGAGATTTAGTATTTTTTATTATAGATATAAGTAGAGTAGTGATAGATTAGGAATTTTAATAGTTATCTTTCAATATTTTATAAAGTTGATTGGAGTATGAATTTATTGATTTAGCTACAGACTAGATATAAGGAGGTGATAGTTAACAAAAAATCACTGGTTTTAGTTATTGTCTTGATTTTGATGGCTATTTTAAGCAATTTAAAACCAGTATTTGCAGAAGAAATTCAAATAGAGTCGGTATTTGAAAAGGAGTTAGTAGTAAAAGAAGATACTATTTTGATTTTAAAGGGAGAAGTAGAAGGGGATAATAAACAAGTTAAAAGAGATTTAAGCTTGAGAATATTAAAGAGGTTAAGTTTAGACAATTGGCTAAATGATTCTACTCTTAAAACAGATGTAAAGTTTGCTAATATTTATGGAAATGAAGGTGAAGAGATGATGGTTACTCTTTCTCTTCCTAAAGATAATGGATTATTAGCAATCTTTGTCCAATCAGGCTCTGGATACCAGCTTGAACTGGTTATAAAAGGTATGCTCCCCATAACAGGTCTTAACTTTATTGAAATTCCTGATTTAAAATATAAAGCTATAGTAGTAGATGAATATTTAGATGAGCGCTTTGGTGCTTTTTTTGAAAGTAAGAGTAAGTCTATATATATTATAGATAAAGATTTAGCCATAAAAAAAGTTTGGGAAAGAGTGTCTTATTTAAAAGTAGCTAAACCTCTAGAAGAAGGATGGCTTATTAATTTAGAAGAGGTAGATATATCTTTTAATTCTAAAGGGAAGATTATAATTAGAGGGAAGAAACGGGAATTAAAGGTGGAAAATTTAGAGCAAAGTGAAGGTCAAGAGATTAGTTCTTTAGATATTCAGGAGCTTTATCTCTGGAAACAAGATAGATTATTATTTAAAGAGGTAAAATCCCCTTAAAAGGATTTGATTTATAAATAGTGGTTCTTTATCTAGAGCTCTATCTATATATAGATAGAGCTTTTTTATATTAAGGAAATTGATAGTATGTCAAGAAGTTGTGGATAATTTAGTTACGTATAAAAAAAGATTTATTAGCTACGAATTAACACAGATGAAACACGAACAAAAAATAAAAAATAAATTAATTATTTAGTTAGTGATTCAAGTAAATAAAGGATTAAAATATGCAATAAGATTCTAAAAAACTTTTAAACTTATCTGTGAAAATTTATGTAGATTCAGCCCAAGGCTACTTCCTCAGTCGTAACCTCCTTTAGGGCGCGTAGCAAAAAATTGTTTTAAACAGTTCTTAGAGAATTTGATTATAGAAGACTGGGCGATAGCCCATGTTGTTTTATTTAATAAATTAAAATTAGTTCTATAGACTATTTTTACGCTTTGTGCTATTCAAATTTTAATATAAGTTACCTTGTTGAATAAATAAAATTTACTACCTGTAAATATATCAATTTTCTACTAGCATAAGGGATTTTTTGTAATGAAATAATTGAAGAACAATGCAATAAAAGGTATAATCATACTATAACTGGCTCAAATAAGTTTATAGCCTTATGAGAGTAGCAAATTTTACTCTTATTTTTCTATGATTAATATTTATTAATGATATCAATTACTTATACTGCTAATCACTTGTTAAGTGCTCCAGTTGTATGCTAAATTTTAAGATTAGAAATAGTAAATAATGCAATACTATTAATAAAATAAAATTTAGAAACTGGAGTGATAAGTGATGTTTGATTTTGAATATTATTCACCTACTAAAATAGCTTTTGGTCCTGGTAAGCTAGGAGAGATAGGGCAATTAATTGGTGAATATGGGAATAAGGGATTGGTAGTAACAGGTCCCACTATAGAGAAAGTTGGTATATTGGCAATGTTGGAGGAATATTTAGATGAAGCAGAGATAGATTATGATGTCTTTGCTGAAGTAAAGGAAGAGCCTTCAGTGGAATTAGTAGAAAGAGGGGATGAATTTGCTGAAGATAATGATAGTGAATTTATAATTGCACTGGGAGGGGGCAGTAGTATAGATACTGCTAAAGCAATTGCTGTAGCAAGAACTCATCCTGCTAAGATAAGAGATTATTTGGTCGGTGGGAAGATAGGAACTGATGGTATTACTTCTGATGTGCTTCCGATAGTTACTATTCCCACAACTGGAACAGGAAGTGAAGTGACTTCAGCTGCAGTTATTGGTGATGAAGAAGAGGAGAAGGGGGTATTGTTCTCTCCCTATATCTTTCCTCAAGTGGCAATAGTAGACCCTGAATTGACCTTTACCTTACCTAAAGAGGTTACAGTCTATACTGCTATAGATGCCTTATGCCAAGCCATAGAGGCTTATCTATCTCCAGAAGGAAATATTATTTCGGATTTGTTATCTTTAGAGTCTATCAAATTGATTAGAGATGCTATCTATGATGCTGTCAATGATGAGGGTAACCTTCAGGCAAGAACAAAGCTTTCTTTAGGGGCTACCTTAAGTGGGATTGTTATATCCCAGGCAGGAGTAGGTGCAGCTCATGCCTTATCGATGGTCTTAGGAGGAAGATATGGGATACCCCATGGATTAGGAATTGCTCTGGTACTACCTCATGTTGTTGAGTATAATGCTAGTGATTTTCAAGAGGGATATTTAGATATAGCAGAAGCCTTTGGGATAAAGGTAAATGAGCTGACTGAGGAAGAGACAATAACTGCTTTAGTAGAAGATTTAAAAGATTTAAATCAGAAGTTAGGAGTAAAAGCCAAACTAAGAGATTTTGGAGTAGAAGAAGAGCTTTTATTAGAGCTGGGACAAGCAGCTTGTGAATATGGCGATATGAGAAATAATCCTAAAGAGCCAACAGCAGAGGAGATGAAAGAGATTTTAGAGAAGATATTTTAATTATATAGTAAAGGAGTAGATTTGATGGTACACAAGTTTGATCCCAAAAATAAGCATAAGTTAGATAATCCTCAGAGAAGAGAGGTGATGCCACCTAAAGAAACATTGGAGAGATTGATGTTGTTAGAGGGTGATAAAGTAGCTGATATTGGCTGTGGAATAGGTTATTTTACTATTCCAGCTAGTAAGATAGTAGGCAAAAATGGAAGGATTTATGCTATTGATACTTCTAAGGAGATGTTAGCTTACTTAAATGAGGAGATTCAAGATAATAAAATTGAGAATATAGAGTTAATCGAAGCTGGGGAGTATGATGCCAAATTAAAAGATAATAGCCTTGACTTTATTTTAATCTCCTATGTAATTCATGAGATAGAGGATAAAGATAAGTTTTTAGAGAACTATTTACATAAGCTTAAGAGTAGAGGAAAATTAGCAATTATTGAATGGAAGAAGGTTGAAAGTGAAAGTGGACCACCCTTTGAGCATCGTGTAGGTTTAGAAGAGTTATCTAAATTATTAACTGCACATAATATAGGGATTATCAAAGAGATAGAATTAAGTGATAATCATTATGGTATAATTGCTAAGAAGGTATAAAGAATAATGTAATATTATGGAAAATAACTTTGGCAAATTAACAGCTATAAATTATTTTAGACCACTATTTATAATATATTTATACCAGTATAAGAGATGTATTATTGAAAATAGGTATTTGTTCTATATTGAATTTTTTGGAAATAGTCTCTTATAATAGAACTTTTCCGGGATAAAGATTATATTAGATAAATTTACAATTAAATGATAGAGAGAGTCGGGGATTCCTCGGCTTTTTTGTTACTGTGTGTTCTATAGTTTTGTGAATTTAAAGTAAAATAAAAAGATAGTTAGCCGATAATGAGAATTACTTAAATTAAAGATGCTTTTTCTGTAACTTTTAAAAGTAATTTGCAGGATTTTAACAAATATAGTAGTAATATAGTGGTAGATAATTCTTTTAGTGTATATAAAAGACATGAATTGGTTATAAATCTTATAAAGGAAGATTTCAATTATGAAAGGAGCCAATTTATGTCTATAGTAGTAAATAAGAATGAAGATTTTTTAGTAGTTAGTTTTAATTATTCTGAGAAAAGGGTAGAGAGAATAAGGCAGTTGAGAGGACGGAGGTGGGATGCAGAAGATAAGGTTTGGATAGTCCCTTATTCATTCGATAATATAAAGCAAATAAAAGAAATGTTTAAAGATCCTAAATTGCAATATTAAATTGAACTAGTCTCAAACTGTAATAATTTAAGCGTATAAAATATAGATTTGTGAACCTAAAATGAAATTTATCCAATATAGTATCTAGAACATATAACTTTTGTCTATAACTTAATATAATTATAAAACTTTTATAGAAATATTNNNNNNNNNNNNNNNNNNNNNNNNNNNNNNNNNNNNNNNNNNNNNNNNNNNNNNNNNNNNNNNNNNNNNNNNNNNNNNNNNNNNNNNNNNNNNNNNNNNNNNNNNNNNNNNNNNNNNNNNNNNNNNNNNNNNNNNNNNNNNNNNNNNNNNNNNNNNNNNNNNNNNNNNNNNNNNNNNNNNNNNNNNNNNNNNNNNNNNNNNNNNNNNNNNNNNNNNNNNNNNNNNNNNNNNNNNNNNNNNNNNNNNNNNNNNNNNNNNNNNNNNNNNNNNNNNNNNNNNNNNNNNNNNNNNNNNNNNNNNNNNNNNNNNNNNNNNNNNNNNNNNNNNNNNNNNNNNNNNNNNNNNNNNNNNNNNNNNNNNNNNNNNNNNNNNNNNNNNNNNNNNNNNNNNNNNNNNNNNNNNNNNNNNNNNNNNN includes these proteins:
- a CDS encoding iron-containing alcohol dehydrogenase family protein, which codes for MFDFEYYSPTKIAFGPGKLGEIGQLIGEYGNKGLVVTGPTIEKVGILAMLEEYLDEAEIDYDVFAEVKEEPSVELVERGDEFAEDNDSEFIIALGGGSSIDTAKAIAVARTHPAKIRDYLVGGKIGTDGITSDVLPIVTIPTTGTGSEVTSAAVIGDEEEEKGVLFSPYIFPQVAIVDPELTFTLPKEVTVYTAIDALCQAIEAYLSPEGNIISDLLSLESIKLIRDAIYDAVNDEGNLQARTKLSLGATLSGIVISQAGVGAAHALSMVLGGRYGIPHGLGIALVLPHVVEYNASDFQEGYLDIAEAFGIKVNELTEEETITALVEDLKDLNQKLGVKAKLRDFGVEEELLLELGQAACEYGDMRNNPKEPTAEEMKEILEKIF
- a CDS encoding class I SAM-dependent methyltransferase, translated to MVHKFDPKNKHKLDNPQRREVMPPKETLERLMLLEGDKVADIGCGIGYFTIPASKIVGKNGRIYAIDTSKEMLAYLNEEIQDNKIENIELIEAGEYDAKLKDNSLDFILISYVIHEIEDKDKFLENYLHKLKSRGKLAIIEWKKVESESGPPFEHRVGLEELSKLLTAHNIGIIKEIELSDNHYGIIAKKV